CAGGAAAAGGGCATTCCTTCGATGATATACTACCCCATTCCGCTACACCGTCAGGAGGCGCTGGGCGAGGCAAAGGGAAAAGATACAGATTTCCCAATCACCGAAATGCTTTGCAAGAGGGTGATGTCGCTTCCGATGCATACCGAGTTAACCGAGGAGCAGTTAGGCTACATCTCTAACTCGGTGATTGAGTTTTTGGCGAATAGGTAGTGAGTAGGAAATAGGGAATTGTCTCCTTAACGAAAGTCTCGCTGCTGTTGCTAACGTCTAAAATCTAATATCTATCATGAAATGGCAGATTACTTTGCCCACGAAACGGCGATTCTTGATGAGGGTTGCCAAATTGGCGACGGAACTAAGATATGGCACTTTTCGCACATCATGAGCGGGTGTACCCTTGGCGAAGGGTGCAATATCGGTCAGAATGTTGTGATTTCGCCAGATGTTGTACTCGGCAAAGGCTGCAAGGTTCAGAACAACGTGTCGATATATACCGGCGTAATCTGCGAGGATGATGTTTTTCTCGGACCTTCGATGGTGTTTACCAACGTAACCAATCCACGAAGCGCCGTTAACCGCAAGAGCGAATACCGCAAGACTGTAGTAGGCAAAGGTGCTACCATTGGTGCCAACGCTACCATCGTTTGTGGGCACGATATTGGAGAGTATGCCTTTATCGGCGCTGGCGCGGTTGTCACTAAAACCATAAAACCTTATGCCTTGGTGGTAGGCAATCCTGCCCGTCAGATAGGCTGGATGAGCGAGTTTGGGCACCAACTCGAATTCGATAGCGAGGGTATCGCCGTTTGCCCCGAAAGTGGCGAGCGCTACATGTTAGCGAACGACGAGGTTGTAAAGATTGCATAATCAAGTAGAATTTTCGTGATGCTTGTGTCTTGGCACTTGTATCAGTAAAAAATATAAGGATGAAAAATTTCGGATTGAATAGGTGCTGCAGGCTTTATTGCGGTTCGTCACCTAAGAGCAATTAAGGAGACTGGTAACAACCTTTTGGCAGCATTAGATATGTTTGATAGCGTTGGCATCATGGATCGCTACTTCCCCAATGCCGACTTCTTTGTGGAGTTCGAGCGCTTCGACCGCCACTTCGATAAGCTGAAGCGCAACGGGCAAAAGATCGACTACGTAAGCATCTGTACACCCAATTACCTTCACGATTCGCACATCCGCTTTGCCCTTCGTCAGGGAGCCGATGCCATCTGCGAAAAGCCGCTGGTGCTTAATCCCTGGAACATCGATGCGCTTGGCGTTATCGAAAAGGAGACAGGGCATAAGATCAACAACATCCTTCAGCTGCGCCTTCATCCTACCA
This window of the uncultured Acetobacteroides sp. genome carries:
- a CDS encoding acyltransferase — translated: MADYFAHETAILDEGCQIGDGTKIWHFSHIMSGCTLGEGCNIGQNVVISPDVVLGKGCKVQNNVSIYTGVICEDDVFLGPSMVFTNVTNPRSAVNRKSEYRKTVVGKGATIGANATIVCGHDIGEYAFIGAGAVVTKTIKPYALVVGNPARQIGWMSEFGHQLEFDSEGIAVCPESGERYMLANDEVVKIA